In the genome of Pseudomonas fluorescens, the window ACATCGAGACCAAGGAGCCCAAGCAGTTTCCCGGCATCGAACACGACCTCAAGGAACAACTTCAGGGCCGCGGCTGGCTGAGCCCGACCGGTTCGAAACTGGCAAAAAGCGAGCTGGCGGTCGGCCAGGGCAAAGGCAAGGTGGTCTTGCAGACCTTCGAGAAGAGCAGCCTCGAACTGCTGCAAAAAGAGATGCCGACGGTGCCGAAGATCCTGCTGTTGTGGGTCGGTGAAGGCAGTATCGAGCCCAAGTCCAAGGTGACATTTGCCGAGTCCGGCGAAAAGGACAAAGCCGCTTACTACGCCAAACAGCAACCGAAGGACAAGGCCGAGTTCCAGCAATGGGTCGACTACGCCAAGGCCCAGGGCGCAATCGGCACCGGCCCGTCCGCCGCGCTGACCCAGGGTGGCGACCAGAGTTACTCGGATCTGGTGCAACCCTGGATGAACCAGTACACCCACGACCAGGGCCTGCTGGTGCACGTCTACACCATCGACGATGCAGTGGACTACCAGAAAGTCATGGACGCCGGAGTCGACGGTATCTTCACCAATCGCGCCAGTGAGTTGTTGAAGTTCTATAAACGACCGGCGGCGAGTGTCGATCAAGTGTTGAAGAACAACGGCTATTGAGCCGTGCCTGGCATGACACCGAGGTGCCTGCATCGCGAGCAGGCTCGCTCCTACTGGGATTGATGCAGGACATGTCGAGGGATTTAAGGGTGGATTAAGTTACACAGGCTAACCTGATCTCACTTGAACGGATCACCCAAGGAAAGAAGCCCATGAAGACCCTGACTGCTTTGTTGACCGCTGCAACCCTGACCCTCAGCGCCGGCCTGGCCCAGGCCGATGTGCGGGTCGATCAGATCCCGCAACTGGTCAAGGACGGCAAGATCAAGCCACTGGAAGACCTGAACAAGATCGCCCTGGATCTGCACCCGGGTGCAACGATTACCAAGACCGAGCTGGACAACCACTTCAACGGTTACGAGTACGAAGTCGAACTGCGTGACGCCAAGAACGTCGAGTGGGATGTGGACATCGATGCCTCCAACGGCAAGGTCCTGGAAAACAAACAGGACACGTAATCGCGAAACAGACAAAAGCCGCACGATGGGAACATCGTGCGGCTTTTGCGTTTTCGGGATTCAAGCGCTCAGGCGCGCCGTCACCTCGTTCAACCGCCCCGACAAACCGTGCAGGTTGGTGCTGGCCGCTTCAGTGCGCTGCACGTT includes:
- a CDS encoding glycerophosphodiester phosphodiesterase, with protein sequence MPATFTKSALLLSLLLGLGHAQAASEPGPSALATRLGIPHPAVIAHRGASFDAPESTAAAYKTARDLGADYLELDLQRSKDGVLFALHDNNLQRTTDVASKFPERKDSPANAFTMAELKTLDAGSWFNAAYPDRARPAFAGLKILTLDEIIDIAEGNSLHKPGLYIETKEPKQFPGIEHDLKEQLQGRGWLSPTGSKLAKSELAVGQGKGKVVLQTFEKSSLELLQKEMPTVPKILLLWVGEGSIEPKSKVTFAESGEKDKAAYYAKQQPKDKAEFQQWVDYAKAQGAIGTGPSAALTQGGDQSYSDLVQPWMNQYTHDQGLLVHVYTIDDAVDYQKVMDAGVDGIFTNRASELLKFYKRPAASVDQVLKNNGY
- a CDS encoding PepSY domain-containing protein, which gives rise to MKTLTALLTAATLTLSAGLAQADVRVDQIPQLVKDGKIKPLEDLNKIALDLHPGATITKTELDNHFNGYEYEVELRDAKNVEWDVDIDASNGKVLENKQDT